DNA sequence from the Halorussus sp. MSC15.2 genome:
CGGCTATCGGCGTCGGCCGGTCAGTTGTTTATCTCTTCGGGCTTGACCCAGACCACGAAGTCGTCGTCCTGTCGGACGATACCGCGGACCGACTCGCTCTCGACGCTCTCGTCTACCTCGCCGCTGTCGATGCTGACGACCTGATTCACCGCGTCGATGAGCCAACCGACGTTCTCGCCATCGCCGTCGCCTTCGAGGACGACGACGCGCTGGCCGGTTTCGGTCGTCTCCAAGTCCAGCACTTGTTTGGGATTGATGATGGTGGTCGTCGTTCCGCGGAGGTCCATCACACCTTCGACACGAGGCTCGGAGTTCGGGAGGGGTGTCAGTTCCTCCTTGTCGACAATTTCGTCCACGTGCGCGATGTCGATGCAATACTTCCGGTCCTCGAGCCTGAATTCGAGGACCTGAACGTCGCCGACGGTCTCTGGCATGTTCGATGCGACCCGCGGGGACCACTTTACTGTTCCGGCGCCGACTACTCGGTCCCGGCTGACGAATCGGCTACGGTACCTTTTTAACCCACGTTTTCAAACGCGATAACTGATGGAGGCCGTCGAACTCCTCCGAGTACTCGGCAACAAGTACAACGCCGAGATACTCCGGGCCACGAACGAACCCAAGTCGGCCCAGGAGCTGAGCGACGAACTCGAAATCCCGATAGCGACCAGCTACCGCCGAATCGAGGAACTCACCGAGGCCGAACTCCTCGAACTGTCGGGCCGGGAGTTCTCGGACGAAGGGAGACGCACGAAAGTCTACCGACGCAACGTCGATGCACTCGAAATTTCGTTCGAGGACGGAGCTATCGACGTGTCGGCCGAGGACCGGCCCGAAGTGGACAACGCGCTCGCGGACGTGTGGCGCGACCTCAAGGCGGAGTGAGTGCAATCGCTCTCCGGGACGGTAGCTTGCGCACGCTCCCGGCCCGACCACGTCGCGCAGGTCGGCGGTCTCTCAAACAGAGAACCCATGCAAACGATAGAACTGCTGTATACGGTGTTCAGTCTGACCCTGGCAGTCGCCGGTCTCTCCATGGTCGGATTCGCGGTTCGCGCGTACAATCGAACGTCGCGGCAGGCGATGTTCCATCTGTCGGTCGGTTTCACACTCATCGTCGCGGCGGCGATAGCGACGACGGTCAGTGCGTTTGCGACTAACTTCGAACAGACTCGGATGCTACTCTCGGTCAACTACCTCATCACGACCGTCGGTTACCTCTTCGTCATCTACAGTATCACTGCGCACAGATGAGTCGGGTCGGCCGAAATTCCACCGCTCGGAGTGTTTTGCCGGAGTATACGCTATCTGTCTGGTTCCGGACCCGTCGCATCGACCAATATCACGTCTGATAATCGTGGCCGTAGATTTATTACGGAGGTTTGTATCGTTCCGGATAGAGTCCGTGGTCAATGTCACATTGACGTTCGGACAGGACGTGAGAAAATGAAAGAAAAAATCAAAGAGCGGTTAACTGACAGAGGTCAAGTGGGTATCGGTACACTCATCGTGTTCATCGCGATGGTGCTGGTCGCCGCAATCGCGGCGGGCGTTCTCATCAACACGGCGGGATTCCTCCAGACGAAGTCCGAGCAGACTGGTCAGGAGTCCAGCGCGCAGGTCTCGAACCGCGTGCAGGTCGTGAGTGCGTTCGGTAGTGTCGCAAACGAACAGGTCACCGACATCAGCCTGACGGTCATGCGCGGGTCCGGGTCCGACGATATCAATCTCTCGGCCGCCACGATAGAGTGGATTGGTCCGGAGAAAGCCCAGACTCTCGTGTACGGTGACAGCGCGAACGATACGCAGTTCACCGTCAACACCATCAAAGACCCTGACGGCTCCAAGCCCGTCCTCAACACGCAGGACGACCGCCTCGAAATCAAGATGACTCCCAAGCAGATTTCGAGTCCGCTCGGTGAGGGCGAAGAGGTCAAACTGAAGCTCACCACGCAGTACGGGGCAGTGACGCTCTACCGCGCCAACGTCCCGCAGTCGCTCTCGCAGGAGAGCGCAGTCACGGTCTAACGCGCACAGTTCGCTAACCGACCTTCCTCTCGACGTTCAGTCGAGTACCACCACGTTTTTTCTCGGACCGATTCGATTGGACAGTCGTGACTTCGCTGTTCGAACTGGAAAAGACGGGGGACGTAGACAAACTCACCACGCTGTTGACCAACAGCAACAGCGAACCGGTCCGTCAGCGCGCGGCCGACATCCTCGGCGAGGTGGACGCCGAGGACCGCAACGTGCTGGACCCGCTGGTGACTGCGGCCCAGAGCGACGACAGCGAAGTGGTTCGCGCCGCGGCCATCGACGCTCTCGACCAGCGTCACGCCGTCGAACGGTTGGTCTCCGCGCTGACCGGCGAGGAGGTTCCGACCGAAGGAGCCGAGTGGGCGCGCGCGGAGGCGCTGGTCGAGACCCTCTCGGCGGACCAACCGGAACTCCGGATGGCCTCGGCCAACGCGCTGGGTCGCATCGGCAACAAAGCCGGGACGAAGGCGCTCGTGGGCCGTCTCGGCGACCCCGACCAGCGAGTCCGAGCGCGGGCGGCCCGCGCGCTCGGCCGCATCGAGGACCCGCGGGCCGTCTCGGCGCTTCGGAAGCGACTGGGCGACGAGAGCGTCGAGGTCCGACGCGAGGCCGCCGACTCGCTCGGTCGCATCGGCGGCGAGGAGTCGCTCGAAGCGCTGCTGGACCTGCTCGATGACGAGAGCGAGACCGTCCGGCGCATCGCGGCCAACTCGCTCGGTAACTTCGGCAGCGCGAAACCGCTGGACGCGCTGGTCTCGTTACTGTCGGACGAGGTCGAGGCGGTCCGGCGAGCGGCGGTGTTCTCGCTCATCGAACTCCTCTCGAACGCGCCCGGCCAGCAGAGCCACCAGTTGCGCGAACGGATGGTCGAGAAACTGAGCGCGACCGACCACCGGAGCGTCGTGGACTCGCTGGTGGACATCCTTGACCAAGGGACCCAACCCCACCAGCGTCGGAACGCGGCGTGGTTGCTCGGCAGAGTGACCGGCGAGCGCAACCGGGAGGCAGCCATCGAGGCGCTGGCGTCGGTGTTGGACGACAAGGACGGGATGACCGCGCAGTTCGCCGCGACCAGCATCGCCAACGTCGGGGGCGAGAGCGCCGAGGACGCCCTGCTGGACGTGTTGGACGACCCCGAGGCGAGTAGCGACGCTCGGTCCAAGGCGGCGTTCACGCTCGGAAAGGTCGGCGGCGAACGCGCTCGCCGGCGACTCGACGCCATCATCGACGACACCGACGACGAGGAGGTCCGGGAACGGGCGTTCTCCGCGCTCTCGAAACTCGGTGGGAGAGGGTAGGGGTGTCGGCGATACAGCGCCGGATAGCGGACGCCTGCGCCGGAACTGAGGCGGAATCGTGACGGCGCCCGACTTGCGCACGCCACCGGGTTATCGCGCGTGAAATTTGCGTAAAACTTTATATCCGGTTGGTGTCTCTTTCAGGCATAAGATGGTCAGGGACAGATTATTGAAAATTCTCCGGAATTTACGCGGCGGTGATAGCCCCGCCGAACGACAGCGAAACGTGACCTTCGACGGGGGGACCCAGACCGGTGAGGTCTCCGTCTCCGGCGGCCGAACCGTCACGCGTTCGCAACTCGACGAGGCGTATCGGAACACCGACGCGAGCGACGACCTCCGCCAGGCGCAGGCGGTCCACCTCGGGCAGGTTCTCGACGACCCCGGGTCTGCGGCCGGGGACGCGACCGACCTCGGCCGCCGACACGTCGACGCCGGGGTGTCGGCCGCGGCGTTCGCCGGGACCTACGAAGTCGGCGTCGAGGAACTGGTTTCGGAGGCGTTCGAGCAGCTCGGACACCGACTCGGTGCGAACAACGAGGCGGTCGCCGAGGAACTCCAGCGCGCCGAGGAGGACCTTCAGTCTGCGCTCTCGGCGACGCTAGCCGACATGCGGACCGGACTCGACGCCTACGGGTCGTCGGGGACGGTCGAATCGGCCGACGACGAGGAACTCAACGTGGACGACGACGACCTGCTCGACGGTATCGGCGTTCCCGTGTTCATGCTCGACACCAAACGCGACGAGGTCGCGGCGTGGAACTCCGCGCTGGCAGACCTCACCGGCGTCCCGGCCGAGCAGGCGCTCGGGACCGAAAACGTCAGCGAGGCGTTCTACCCCGACGGGCGGCGCGTGAAGACGCTGGCCGACAAGGTAGCCGAGGCCCCGGAGTCGGCGAACGTCGAGTTCGACGTCGGGAGGGCCGACACCGAACGGACGCTGTACACCGACGAAAGTACGATGGTGGACCGCGAGGGCGTCGAGCGGAGTATCGAGTTCTCGGCCATGCCGCTGTACGACGACGGCGAACTCATCGCAGTCGTGGAGACGGTCCGCGACCGGACGGAGGACGTCCGACGTCAGGAAGGCGTCACTTCGCTGGTCGAGGAACTCATCGGGACCCTGACCGCGATGGAGATGGGCGACCTCTCGGCCCGCGCGTCGTTCGAGGACGAACACGGCGTCGTGGACGACTCGCTGGTCGAAGTCGTGGGACAGGTCAACGCCATGGCCGAGCGATTCGAGACGCTGACCGAACGCGTCGGCGAGAAGGCCGACGACCTCGAAAGCTCGGTCGAACAGGCCTCCCAGTCGGCCCGCGCCATCGACGAACGCGTCGGCGAGCAGACCGAACAGCTCTCGGAGGTCGCCACACAGATGGAGAACTTCTCGGCCAGCATGGAGGAGGTCGCCGCGAGTTCCGACGAGGTCGCGTCGGCGGCCGAACAGGCCAAAGCGTCGGCCGATAGCGGTCTCGAATCCAGCGAGGGCGCTCGCGAGGCCACCGACGAGGTCATCGAGATGAGCGAGGAACTCGTGGGTACCGTGACCGAACTCGAATCCCAGATGAACGAAATCGAAGACGTGGTCGAGGTCATCGCCGAGGTGGCCGACCAGACCAACCTGCTCGCGCTGAACGCCAACATCGAGGCCGCACGCGCGGGCGAGGCCGGAAGCGGGTTCGAGGTCGTCGCCGACGAGGTCAAGGAACTGGCCAACGAGACCCGCGAACACACCGAGGAGATAGCCGGGCGTATCGAGGAGATTCAGTCGCAGGCCAACGAGACCGTCGTCGCGGTCGAGGAGTCTAACGAACAGGTCAAGTACGCCGGACAGGAAATCGAAGACGCACTGGTGGCGCTCGAAGAAATCGCCGACGCGGTCGAGGAGGCCGCGACCGGCGTGACCGAGGTCGCGGAGGCCAACGACGAGCAAGCCGCCAACGTCGAGCAGGTGATGGCGACGGTCGAAGACGTGCGCGACCAGACCCGCGAGGTCGAGGGCGCGACCGACGACATCGTGTCGGCGACCCGCGAACAGACCGAAGCCATCGAGGAACTCGCCGCGCGAGTAGACGACATGCGAAGCGAGTCCTGACCATCAATCCGTCCCTGTGATGACCGTATCGAATCCCGACAGACCACATCCCTCCGGGAACCCATCAGGCGACGGGTCGCCGACGCGAGCGACCGCGCCGAGAACGTAGACACGACTCATGAGCAAGGAAGGCGAGCACAAGATTACAGATACGCAGGGGAAGTTCTTGCAGGTCGTGAAGAGCGGCCGCAAACTCAACGACCCCGACTGGACCAGCGGCCGCGTTCTGCTGTCGAACAAGCGAATCGTGTTGGCCGGCAATCAGGGCAAGCGGTCGATTCCGCTGTCCGACGTGAAGGGCCTGAAAGGCCGCTACGACGTCAATCAGGCGGTCGCTTCGGTTTCTGACTACCTCAGCGTCGAGTTCGACGACAACGTCATCCTGATTGGCACGAACGTGGACATCGAGGAGTTCGAGACCGACCTCTACGGTGCCCTGCTGAACCAGAAGATGATTCTGACCAAGCACCCCGCCGTCGAAGGGGGCGTGGTGCAGGACACCAACTGGGAGAAGGCCCGCGTCAAGATTACCGACGGCATGGTCAACGTCGCCATCGCCTCGGGCACCTTCGTCGGCATCGAACTCGACGACATCGGGTCGGTCGAACGCGCGACCCGGACGGTCAAAGGCGAACAGCGGACGGTGCTGGAGGTCGAACACACGCAGGGCGACACCAGCGTCCAGACGTACGTCTCGGGACAGACCCGCCGCTGTGCGCTTCTGGAGTCGCTGTTTCAGAAAGGCGAACGCAAGAACGAGGGCGGAGTCGAACTCGACGAGGTCGAAAAGGAGGTACTGATGGCGCTCTACTCCGGCGTCTCGCCGTTCGAGATTCCCGGGTTCCTCGGCATGGAAGTGGACGAAGTCGAGAGTATCTTCGAGCGACTCATCGAGGTGGACGTACTCGAAGAGGTCCGCAAACGGCGAGAGGTGAGTCTGAAGACTCGCGGCCGCAACATCGCCAGCGAGTCCATCAACGAGAAGTGACGCGAACCTGATTTTGAATCGGCGTACCGTCGTTCGATAGCGGTGAACGAGGAGTATCCGAAAACAGTCACCGGAACGAACGCCGAGGACGCAACAGCAGAAGTGAGAACGGTCCGCGCCGGTTATCGGAGGCGCTTGACCAGTCGGCGGAGGTCGAGGTGACCCGCCCCGTGGTACAGTTCGCCGCCCGGTGCGTCCGTCGCGGTCTCCTTTATCAGCGACTTGAGTTCTTCTGCGGAGATGTCGGGTCGGAGCGAGCGCGCGAGCGCGACTGCGCCGGTCACTTGCGGGGCCGCCATCGACGTGCCTGCCTTCCAACCGTAGCCGGGAGTCGGTTCGCCGTCGGCGTCGTGCTCGACGACGCTCGAGTACACGAGGTCGTAGAACCAGCCCTCGACGCCCTTCTGATACGCGTCGAGGTCGTAGTTTCCACCCTCGGCGCTCACGTCCACGCCCTCGCCGTAGTTGGTGTACTTCGCGGGTTGGGTCGTCGGTTTCTCCAACTTCTTGAGTCCCTTGTCCTCGCGGCTGGCCTTCTTGTCGTCCCAGAGGTAGCCGATGGGACCCGTCGCGGAGACGCCGAAGATGCCCTCGACCTCCGTCGGGAGGCTGATGACGTCGTCGGGGGTCATGTCGACGCCGGCGTTCCCGGCGGAGTTGACGATTATCATGTCCTGCGAGCGGGCGTACTCCGCGAGACGACTGTAGGCCTCCTTCACGTCGGCCAC
Encoded proteins:
- a CDS encoding helix-turn-helix domain-containing protein, producing MEAVELLRVLGNKYNAEILRATNEPKSAQELSDELEIPIATSYRRIEELTEAELLELSGREFSDEGRRTKVYRRNVDALEISFEDGAIDVSAEDRPEVDNALADVWRDLKAE
- a CDS encoding archaellin/type IV pilin N-terminal domain-containing protein; this translates as MKEKIKERLTDRGQVGIGTLIVFIAMVLVAAIAAGVLINTAGFLQTKSEQTGQESSAQVSNRVQVVSAFGSVANEQVTDISLTVMRGSGSDDINLSAATIEWIGPEKAQTLVYGDSANDTQFTVNTIKDPDGSKPVLNTQDDRLEIKMTPKQISSPLGEGEEVKLKLTTQYGAVTLYRANVPQSLSQESAVTV
- a CDS encoding CheF family chemotaxis protein — protein: MSKEGEHKITDTQGKFLQVVKSGRKLNDPDWTSGRVLLSNKRIVLAGNQGKRSIPLSDVKGLKGRYDVNQAVASVSDYLSVEFDDNVILIGTNVDIEEFETDLYGALLNQKMILTKHPAVEGGVVQDTNWEKARVKITDGMVNVAIASGTFVGIELDDIGSVERATRTVKGEQRTVLEVEHTQGDTSVQTYVSGQTRRCALLESLFQKGERKNEGGVELDEVEKEVLMALYSGVSPFEIPGFLGMEVDEVESIFERLIEVDVLEEVRKRREVSLKTRGRNIASESINEK
- a CDS encoding HEAT repeat domain-containing protein; this encodes MTSLFELEKTGDVDKLTTLLTNSNSEPVRQRAADILGEVDAEDRNVLDPLVTAAQSDDSEVVRAAAIDALDQRHAVERLVSALTGEEVPTEGAEWARAEALVETLSADQPELRMASANALGRIGNKAGTKALVGRLGDPDQRVRARAARALGRIEDPRAVSALRKRLGDESVEVRREAADSLGRIGGEESLEALLDLLDDESETVRRIAANSLGNFGSAKPLDALVSLLSDEVEAVRRAAVFSLIELLSNAPGQQSHQLRERMVEKLSATDHRSVVDSLVDILDQGTQPHQRRNAAWLLGRVTGERNREAAIEALASVLDDKDGMTAQFAATSIANVGGESAEDALLDVLDDPEASSDARSKAAFTLGKVGGERARRRLDAIIDDTDDEEVRERAFSALSKLGGRG
- a CDS encoding chemotaxis protein CheW, which encodes MPETVGDVQVLEFRLEDRKYCIDIAHVDEIVDKEELTPLPNSEPRVEGVMDLRGTTTTIINPKQVLDLETTETGQRVVVLEGDGDGENVGWLIDAVNQVVSIDSGEVDESVESESVRGIVRQDDDFVVWVKPEEINN
- a CDS encoding methyl-accepting chemotaxis protein, with translation MTFDGGTQTGEVSVSGGRTVTRSQLDEAYRNTDASDDLRQAQAVHLGQVLDDPGSAAGDATDLGRRHVDAGVSAAAFAGTYEVGVEELVSEAFEQLGHRLGANNEAVAEELQRAEEDLQSALSATLADMRTGLDAYGSSGTVESADDEELNVDDDDLLDGIGVPVFMLDTKRDEVAAWNSALADLTGVPAEQALGTENVSEAFYPDGRRVKTLADKVAEAPESANVEFDVGRADTERTLYTDESTMVDREGVERSIEFSAMPLYDDGELIAVVETVRDRTEDVRRQEGVTSLVEELIGTLTAMEMGDLSARASFEDEHGVVDDSLVEVVGQVNAMAERFETLTERVGEKADDLESSVEQASQSARAIDERVGEQTEQLSEVATQMENFSASMEEVAASSDEVASAAEQAKASADSGLESSEGAREATDEVIEMSEELVGTVTELESQMNEIEDVVEVIAEVADQTNLLALNANIEAARAGEAGSGFEVVADEVKELANETREHTEEIAGRIEEIQSQANETVVAVEESNEQVKYAGQEIEDALVALEEIADAVEEAATGVTEVAEANDEQAANVEQVMATVEDVRDQTREVEGATDDIVSATREQTEAIEELAARVDDMRSES